Sequence from the Candidatus Rokuibacteriota bacterium genome:
AGCCCGAGGCCTTGATGAGCGTGGCGATCGCGGGAACCAGGACGAGCTGGCCGGCGGCGGCGCCGGACATCACGATGCCCACGGCGAGGGCCTTACGGCGCTTGATCCACCGGGCGATGGCCACGGCCGCGGGGACGTTGGAGGCCCCGCCCACCGACGCCATGAGGCCGATGCCGAAGACGAGGTAGGCCTGCCAGAGCGAGCGGATCAACCCGACCGCCACCGTGGAGAGGCCCAGGAGCGCGAGGCTGCCGGCGAACACCAGCCGCGGGCCGTAGCGGTCGGCCCAGCGCCCGGCCAGGGGCTGGGCGAGGCCATAGGCCAGAAAGCCGAAGGACGCGGTCAGGCTCACCGCAGCCCGATTCCAGCCGAATTCCGCCTCCCACGGGTTCACGAGCAGCCCGATGGTGGACCGGATGCCCATGGCCAGGGCAAGGGCGAGGAAGGCCAGGGCCACGATCACCCAGGCGTAGGGCAGCTCCCGCTCAGCGTCCAAAGGGTTCCCTCTCCTCAGCGGAACTCACCGATCACGGCGTCCGCCTCGATCTCGACCAGCATCTCGGAGGCGATCAGCCGGCTCACTTCTGCCATCGTCGTCGCCGGCCGAATCGCCCGGAAGAACTCGCCGTGCGCCGGATCCTTCAGGGTCGGCTGCCGTGCGCGCGAAAGTTGAGTATAGCACGCGCGCGGATCGGGCAGGACGCGCCCCCCACGTGTCGGGGCTCCGCAGGCGGCAGGGGCCGGAGGTTTTTTGAGCGCTCGCGGTTGTGTTAGTCTCGAAGGTAGACGGATGAAGTTCCGGGGTTCGGTGCTCGCCCTCCTCGCATTCCTCCCGCTGCTCCTGGTTGGTCCGGACGCGGTGCCCGCCCAGGGAGAGGCGGAGCGCCTCTGGCTCGTGGGCTCGCGGGCCTATGGCGACCAGCTCTACCCGCTGGCGCGCCGCGTCCTGGAACGCTTTGTCGAGCGCTACCCGGACGATGCCAGGCTCGCCGAGGCCACGCTGCTCCTGGGCAAGGCGCAGCTCGAGCTGGACGATCCGGCTGCCGGGCTCGAGAGCTTCAGGCGGGCTCAGCGCCTCGCGCCGGGCGGCGAGGCGGACGAGGCCCGCTTCTGGGAGGGTCAGACGCTGGTCCGGCTGAAACGCTACCGTGAGGCCCGGGCCGTGTACGACGTGCTCCTGGCCGAGAACGCCGCCTCCCCGTTCGCCCCCGATGCCCTCTATGCGTACGCCTGGTGCGAGCTCGAGCTGAAGCGCCCGGACCCGGCGGTGACCGCGTTTCGTGAGCTCATCAAGGCGTGGCCGGAGCATCGCCTGGCGCCGTCGGCCGCCTACCACCTCGCGCGCACCCTCGTCCAGATCAAGCAGCCCGAGAAGGCCGAGGAGGTTCTCGCGCGCTTCCCGTCCCACTACCCCGGCCACCCGCTGCTCCCCAAGGCGCGCTATCTTCTCGGGTGGACCCGCCTCGCCACGGGGAAGACTGACGAAGGGGTGGCCGACCTCCGCGCGTTCATCGCGGACGATCCGACCCACGCGGCCGCGGCCGAGGCGCGGCGAGCGATCACGGGGGCGCTGCTCCGCCAGGGGCGCAAGCCGGAGCTGCTCGAGGAGTACCGGACGCTGCTGGGCCAATCGCCGCCGACCCCCGAGGCGCTCTACGACGCGGCGCTGCTCGCGCGCGAGCTCGGTCGGCCCAGGGACGCGGAGGCGGCGTGGAGCTCGCTGCGGCGCGAGTTCCCGGCTCATGTGCTCGCCAGGCGCGCGGCCCTCGAGCTGGCGCAGGCGGCCTTCAGGCGGAACCAGCTCAAGGAGGCCGAGGTCCTGGCGCAGGAGGCGAGCGAGAGCTCCGAAGATCGGGTGCGCCTCGAAGCGCTCGTCCTGCTCGGCGAGAGCGAGGTCAAGGCCAAGCGCTTCCAGGCCGCGCTCAAAGCCTTCGACGCCGCCCTCGCCCTCAAGTCAGGCGATGCGGCTCTTCGCTTCCGCGCCCTGGCCGGCAGCGGGGTGGCCCACGAGGAGCTCCGTCACTGGGCGGAGGCGGCGGAGCGCTACCGGAGGTTGGCGGGCCAGAGCCCCGACCAGGCGCTCAAGCAGTGGGCCAAGGCCCGGCTGGCAGCAGTCCGGGCCAAAGCCCAGGCGCCGTCGAAGCCCAGAGGGGAGCGCGCCGACTGATGGATGGTGCCCGGATGCGGCGACGGGCTGGCGCGCTGCTGGCGGGCTTGGCCGTCCTGGGGGGCGGACTCGCCTCCGCCGCTCCGCTGCTCCCTGTCGAGCCGCCCGCGCCCGATCTGGTGCCGCTGCTCCGTCTGGCGGCGCCGCCCCTGGACAAGCCTCCCGTGAGAATCCTTGAGTTGCCGCTTCCGGCGCCACCCGAGGCGCTCCCAGCCCTGCCAGCCGCAGCCGTGTGGGTCGACCTGGCGAACCGGCCCGCCGCCCCGCTCCCCGAGGCACGGAAGTTCCTCCCCTGCGTTGGGACGTTTTTGAAGTTCAGCTCCGAGCTGCTCGAATGCGGGCGCGCCCGTTTCGCCGAAGGCGACCTCAAAGAGGCGCGGGCGTACCTCGAAGCCGCCGCCGAACGCGGCGAAGGCGGTGTGAGGCAGGAGGCGCGCTTTCTCCTCGGCGAGACGTTCCTCCGCCTCAACCAGCTTGACGCCTCGGGACGGAACTTTCTCATGGCGAGCCAGGAGAACCCTCACTCCGGGCTCGGGCTCCACGGGAGTTTGGCGTTAGGGTTGGTCACGCTCCAGCTGAACGACCCGGCCCGCGCTGTCGCCACCTTCGAGCGCCTCCTGGCGGGCCCCGCGCCCTACGAGGTCATGGCCTACGCGAGCCACGGGCGCGCGCTCGCCCTGTATGCCCGGGGGCGCTACGCGGAGGCGCGAGACGTGTGGCACGCCCTCTTCCGCACCGGACGGCTTCCCCCGCTCCTGGACCGGGAGCTCAGCTTCTGGTTCGGGGAGACCCTCGGACGGGTCGGCGACTACGCGGCCGCCGAGGACCACCTTCGCCGCTTCACCGGCGGCGGATCCCACGCGCTCCTGGAGCCGGCCATGCTCCGGTTGGGCTGGTGGGCCCTGGCCGCCGGGCACCCGGCTGAGAGCGCCAAGGCTTTCCAGTCGTTCCTCGCCGCGTACCCCAGCAGCGGTGAGCAC
This genomic interval carries:
- a CDS encoding tetratricopeptide repeat protein, with amino-acid sequence MKFRGSVLALLAFLPLLLVGPDAVPAQGEAERLWLVGSRAYGDQLYPLARRVLERFVERYPDDARLAEATLLLGKAQLELDDPAAGLESFRRAQRLAPGGEADEARFWEGQTLVRLKRYREARAVYDVLLAENAASPFAPDALYAYAWCELELKRPDPAVTAFRELIKAWPEHRLAPSAAYHLARTLVQIKQPEKAEEVLARFPSHYPGHPLLPKARYLLGWTRLATGKTDEGVADLRAFIADDPTHAAAAEARRAITGALLRQGRKPELLEEYRTLLGQSPPTPEALYDAALLARELGRPRDAEAAWSSLRREFPAHVLARRAALELAQAAFRRNQLKEAEVLAQEASESSEDRVRLEALVLLGESEVKAKRFQAALKAFDAALALKSGDAALRFRALAGSGVAHEELRHWAEAAERYRRLAGQSPDQALKQWAKARLAAVRAKAQAPSKPRGERAD